The Leifsonia poae region CGCTCACCCACGCCGGCCTGTTCACCGAGGCTGAGAAGGTTCTGGATGCGCTCCCGACCGCTCCGGCCACCTCCGATTGGGATCGTTTCGAGGGCGGCCTCCGGGAGGCGAATCGGGGGAGCATCGCCTACTGGCGCGGCGACTTCGATGAGGCCGTCGCCCAGCTCGACTCGATCATCGTCGAGGGGAGCCCCGGCTCCAACTTCGAAGCTCTCGCCCGCCTGTACCTCGTGATGAGTCTCGTCGCTGTGGGGAGGACGGAGCGCTACTACGCCGCGGCCGAGCTGCTCCAGGGCGTGAGCAAGAGCGACAAGCACGGCATTCCGTGGGACACCCTGCGGCGCGTCGCATCGGCCTGGCTCGCCTACGCCGAAGGGCAGGCCGAGCGTGCGCTGAGCATCGCCGCGCCCGCGCTCACCCACACGGGTGCCGCGGTCGCGCATGCTCTCCTCGCCGAGCTCTACCGGAGAATGGGCGAGACCACTCTCGCGGCCCAAGCCCTCCGGCTCGCCTCGTCGACCGCACTGCCGCGCTACGCCCTGGTGAGCACGCTCGTCACCTCGGCCGCGCTCCGCGCCACCGCCGGCCACGGGCCGCACGCACACGAACAACTCGACCGGGCACTCGAGGCCGCGACCCCCGAGCGGCTCATCGCCCCCTTCCTCGCCGCCGACAGCGTCATCGGCGATCTGCTCGGTGCGCACGTCCACCGCGGCTCACGGCATCAGGAACTCCTGCACACCATCCTCGAACGGCGTGGCCGGCTCTCTCAGCTGCACACCGGGATCCTGACCCGGCGAGAAAAGGATGTCCTCGCGTGCTTGCGCACGACGATGACCGCCGACGAGATCGCCACCCACCTCGGCATGGCCTACCCCACCGTGAAGACGCACATCCGCTCCATCTACCGGAAGCTCGGCGTCACCACGAGACGAGCGGCCGTCCACGCCGCCGGCGCGCGAGATGCAGGTTAGAGACCAGCCGGGATGCGCCCCCGCGCCGCGAGACGGACGACGCTCTAGCCGTTGAATGCCCGGTCGAAGCTGTCTGCACCGAGGGCTTTGAGCACGCTGGTGCGGACCTCGGGGCAGCTCGTTCGTGAGGCGTCATCCAGGTCGGCCGCGGTTCGGGGCTTCTGCTCGGCGTGGGTGTCGAGCCAGCTTGCGAACTCGATGGACAGGTCTGCGAGGGCCCCGGCGGTCGAGCCGTCCGTCGACAGCCGAGGTTCGAGTCCGGTCAGGAGCGCGCAGAAGTCTGCACCGTTCACCGGATTGCCGCCCGCCGCCGGGGCCGACGAGGCGGTGGTGGCCGCATCCGCCGCCGCCCGGGATGCGGGGGCGGAACCGGCGGGAGGGGACGAGGCCGCGCATCCGGAGAGGAGCAGTGCGGCGACGGCCAGAACGGCCAGAACGGCCAGGCGTGGGTTCAGGGATCTCCTGCGGCGGCTCATCGCGGCACTCTCTGTTCACGAGTGGATCTGCGCGCCAGTCCGGTCAGAATCAGACCTCCGACGAAGGCGAACAGACCGGCCCCGGCGGCGGGCAAGGTCAGCTCGAGGCCCGTGTTCGCCAGCTCCGTCGCGGCGACGGCGGAGGGGTCCGCGGGCGAGGGCTGCGGGTCTGCTGGAGCACTGCCGGGCGGAGTGGTGCCGGGCGGGGCGGTGCCGGGCGGGTGGGGTGGATCGGCCGGCACCGTCGCGGTGACGGTTGTGCGAGCGGCGACCGTGTTGTTCGCCGAGTTCGGGTCGGGAGGGTTCGCACTCGAGACGAACGCGTTGTTCGTCAATGTTCCAGCGGCAGTGCCCTCGACCTTGGCGACGATCGTGAAGGTCGATGACGCACCCGCAGCGAAGCCGCCCGGATACGAACAGGTCGCCCCACCGTGACCGCCCACGGCGGGTACCGTCGGGCAGGTCCACCCTGGCGCGACCGTCAGCGAGACGAACGTCGTCTGCGCGTCGAGATTGTCGGTGAAGCTCGTTCCGGTCGCGGCGTCGGGGCCGTTGTTGACGACCAGCGCCGTGTAGGTGATCGTGCCGTTCGCTGCGACGGTGCCGGGGGCGGTCAGCGTCACGGCGAGGTCGGCGGAGGAGGGCTCGATGCTCGTGGAGATCTGTGTGAAGTCGTTGGACGAGACCGGATCGGTCGGAGTGTGGGTCTGCGCTGCCTGATTGGTGATGCCCACCGAGTTGGCTGCGACATGGACGGTGAGGGTGAACGACACGCTCTGCCCGACGGGCAGGGTCGTGGCGGGATCGCTCTGACAGGTGAAGGCACCCACGATGTCGCCGACGGCCCGAGGCTCGCAGCTCCAGCCGGGCGGGATGGTCAGCGACCGGAACGTCGACAGTCCCGTCAGCGAGTCCGTCATGATCAGGTTCGTCGCATCGAGTGGTCCCGCGTTGTGGAGGGTCATCGTATAGGCGATGTCGACGTTCGCCGGGGTCGACGCCGGACCGGACATGGCGATCCCGACGTCGCTGAACGGCACGGCGACCGTGACGGTGATGAAGCCGTTGGGGGAGAGGCACGTTCCGCCCGCATCCGCGACACAATAGGCGATCACGTCGGTGCCGGGAACGTTCGTGCTCGGAGCGTAGGTCAGCGCGCCGTTGGGGGAGAGCGTGCCGACTCCCCGGCTGAACGTTCCGCCCACCAGTTTCGCGATCGCGCCGGGCGGCACATCGGTGTCGTTGGCGAGCACACCGGGTGCGCCGACGGAGAGCGTCTGACCGACCTGGATGGTGTACGCATCACTGACGGCGACGGGAGCCGAAGCGGCGGCGGCCTGCGGGATGCGAGCGAGGCCGAGTCCGGCCGCTGCGGCCGGGGCCGAAGCGCAAGCGAAGCCGACGGCCATCAGGACGGCGAGGCGGCGGAGCCGTCTTTTTCGCCGAAGCAGGGTGTCTGGCTCGCATCCTGGGCCTCATCTCACACGCGATCGCGGGCATTCGGGTGGGCGCGGATCCGGTCGAACCCTTCCGAAGAGTAGGAGCATCCGGACCATGCCGCAATCTTTCATGCATATAATGCAACCCATGACGTCAGCCGGGGGAGCGTACTCGTCGCTGGCCAGAGGGCTGGAAGTCCTCGAAGCGATCGGCTCGGGCGAGCGGAGCGTCGCCTCGCTGAGCAGGAGGTTCGAACTCGATCAATCGGCCATGTCGAGACTCGTCGCCTCCCTGGAGGCGGGTGGCTGGGTCACCCGTGCCGAGAACGGACCCGTTCTGGGGCCTCGCGCCGCCGTGCTCGGCGCGGGGAGTGCGCAGCGCAGCCTCTCTCGCCGGGCAGAACGCCTGACGCACGTCATCTCCGGGCTCACCGGCTGCGACGCGGTCGCGAGTGTCCTCAGCGGAAGCCGAGGCTACTACCTCGCCGTCTCGAAGGGGCCGGAAGACCTCTACGACTACGTGCCGGTTTTCGACCCGGCCCCGGTCTGGGCGAGTGCGGTGGGTCAGGTCATGGCCTCCCAGCTCGAGGACGAGGCGGCGCTGGCCCTCCTCCCGCCCGATCCGCTGCCGGCGACGGGCCCGAACACCATCACCACCGCGAGTCGTTTCCGCGACAGGCTGCAGCGGATCAGAGAACAGGGGAGCCTCATCGAGGTCGAGGAGTACCTTCCCGGGTTCGCCTGCCTGGCGGTGCCGTGGCCGGGCGCTCTCCCGCTCCAGGGGGCACTCGCCTGCGTCTCCGTCGTGGAACGGATCACGGCCTCGACGGCTCTGATCGAGCGGGTGCTCCGCGCCGCCGCGAAACCGGGCAGTTCGGAACGGACGATCATCGCCGCCGCGGCGGCGCACTAGCCCTCGCGCACCCCGGCGTCGGGTCGGAGCAGACGCGCGAGGTGATCGGCGGCGGTGCGGGAGCCGTCGGCGGCGCGTTCGCGACGGGCGACGTCGTGTGCCGCCGCCCGGAACCGTGGATCGGCGATGATCGATCGGATCGCTTCGGCGATGACCGCGGATTTCGCGCTCTTCTTCAGGGTGAGGCCGAGTCCTGCATCCTGGATCGCGGAGCCGACCAACGGCTGATCCATCAGCGGGTGCATCGGGATCACCAGACAGGGCACCCCGTTGATCAGCGCCTTCATCGTCGTGGAATGTCCGCCGTGCGACACGACCAGATCGACGGTGGGCATGATCGCGGTGTGATCGGCGAACTCGACCACACTCACGTTCGCCGGCGGCGAGAGCTGCTGCGCCGTCGCCATACCGCCGGTCGTGACGATGGCGTCGACCGGAAGGAGCGAGAGGGCGGAGACGATCCGGCGGTAGACCTCGACCTGTCCCGGAAACCAGGTCGTGCTCAGACTCACCAGCACTCTCGGCCGTTCGGGGTGCTCCGATTCGCCGACCGCATTCGCGTTCGGTTCGGTCGGGCATACCCGTCCGGCGGCAGGTCCTCGGAGAGCGCCTGAATGTCGTATTCACAGGAGTATCGGTGGCCGTCCTGGGCGGTGTAGCTCATCGGGATGGAGGCGAGAGTCACCGGGTCCCCGGCGTGCGTGATTCCCTTGCTGTTGATGTAGATTCCGCCCAACGCGGTGGCAGCGGTGAGCGCGAGCGCGCCCGGTCCCACCACGGGGACCCAGAGCAGGCGCCGCTTCGTACGTGGACGTGGAGCAGTGCCGGCGGCGACAGCGGCTTCCGTCTCCCCACCAGGGCGATGGCTTCCGCACGCACGGCCTCGTGGGCCGCTAGGGAATGCGGGGCCGCGTCCCGTAAGAGGTCGTCTAGTGTCGATGTCGTTGCTTCTCAATCCTTCCTCAGTCCGCAGAAGCGGACACCGTCACTAACGGCATGGCCGGAACCGGCGGAAGTGTCGCAGTCGATCAAGAACTCAATCGAAAATGAGCATCGGCCGTCCCCGAAAGACGTGCCATAGGTTGCTGCAAGCAACAGCCACCTTCCGGCGGTCTTTGCACGCTCGGCTCCCACGCCAAGTGGAGGCCTGTTGATAAGTGGACACGCGCAACGCCGGTGCATTGTGCGCTCAGGATTGGGAATTCGGGCGCGAAGTCCCGGTACGGCCAGCATGCTGATGCGTACGGGAAAATGCCTAGTGTCACTTACCCAATTCACGTGAATACGTACTGGTCGGGCGCGTGAAAAGTCATCAATGGTGATTGGAATGTCGGCGCCGACGCGAGCTGTCAATGTCTGTGGCCCCCGGTAAAATTCTGGTGTGGGCAAAAAAGTTTGAAAACACTACATGTAGTGGAATGACAAGAGTGTCATTAGGGTTATATAGTGGGTGAACACCGCGCAAAGCGGTGGCAACGAGACTTCTAGGGGAGGCCATCATGGACTACGAAAACAGCGACAGCGTTGGCGGCTACTCGGTTCCCGTCGACCCCATGGACCTGCTGCAGTGCGACAGCTGCCAGTAAGGCGCTAGCACCGAGCACGAGAACCCCGGCGGCCCTTCGGCCGTCGGGGTTCTCCCGTTTCCAGGGCCGGCCTTCCCCAGCGGCCGTCCGTAGAATGGGTCGGGTGCCAGTGAACCCAGAACTTGTGGGGCGGGAGTTCCCGCCCACTGCGCCCTACCTTGTGGGGCGCGAGAAGGTGCGCGAGTTCGCGCGTGCCGTCTACGCCACCGACCCGATCAGCTTCGAGGTGGCGGCCGCGCAGGCCGCCGGCCACGCCGACCTCGTTGCCCCGCCGACATTCGCCGTGGTGGTGCAGGAGCAGACGCTCGCCCAGCTGCTGGCTGAACCCGATGCGGGAATCGACTTCAGCCGGGTGGTGCACGGCGACCAGCGGTTCACCTTCACCCGACCGATCGTCGCCGGCGACGAACTCACCGCCACCCTCCGTGTGGCGAGCGTCAAGACGCTCGGAGCGCACGCGATGGTGACCGCCGAATCCGTGATCGTCGACGCCGCTGGTGCGCACGTCGTCACCGCGATCTCCACCCTTGTCGTTCGAGGAGACGAGTGATGCCCGACTTCGACACCCTCACCGTCGGCGACGTGATCGCCGAACGAAGCTACGAGCTCCGCCGCGACTCCCTCGTGCGCTACGCGGGCGCATCCGGGGACTTCAACCCCATCCACTACCGCGACGACGTCGCCACCTCGGTGGGGCTACCCGGCGTGATCGCACACGGGATGCTCACGATGGGTCTCGCCGTGCAGCCGGTCGTCGACTGGGCGGGAGATCCGGCCCGGGTGGCCGACTACCAGGTGCGGTTCACCCGCCCGATCGTTGTCGACCCGGCCGTCGGCGCCACCGTCTCGGTCACAGCGAAGATCGGCCAGCTGGATGCGGAGGCGCGGGCCGCCCGCGTGGACCTCACCGTACAATTCGACGGTCAGACGGTGCTCGGCAAGGCGCAGGTGCGCGTCACGTTCGACCGATGACCGGCGTCGCCGCCCCCGCCCTCGCCACCCTGACGACGCTGCAGGTGGGCGGTGTTCCCGAGCGGTTCATCGAACCGTTCAGGCGTGACGAGCTGATCGAAGCGGTTCGGAACGTGTGGGCCGACGGCGACGACTGGCTGCTGCTCGGCGGCGGCTCGAACACCGTCGCCGGCGACGACGGCTTCGAGGGCACCGTGATCCACCTCGTCACCCGCGGCATCGAACGGCTCGACGCACCGGCCGGCCGGGTGCGGCTGCGGGTGCAGGCGGGCGAGCCGTGGGATGCGCTTGTCGCGTTCACCGTGCGCAACGGCTGGTCGGGCGTCGAAGCCCTCTCCGGAATCCCGGGATCCACTGGTGCCGCGCCGGTCCAGAACATCGGCGCCTACGGGCAGGAACTGGAGTCGGCACTGCTCGGCGTGGAGTTCCTCGACGAGGCGACCGGTGGCATCCGACGGCTAGGCCGGGCCGAACTCGGGCTCGGGTACCGCACCTCTGTGCTCAAGCGGGGGATGCGCGGCGTCGTCCTCTCGGTCGACCTCGAACTGACCGACGGCAACGAGCCCGGCGGAATGGGCGCCCCGCTCAGCGCGCCGATCGGGTACTCGCAGCTCGCCGACTCGCTCGGTGTCGTGCTCGGGTCGCGGGTGCCGGTCGCCGAACTCCGACGTTCGGTTCTCTCACTACGCGCCGCCAAAGGGATGGTGCTCGACCCGCGTGACCCCGACACGGCGAGTGCCGGATCGTTCTTCACCAACCCGATCGTCTCCGAGAATTTCGCGCGCTCCCTGCCGTCGAACGCCCCTCGCTGGCCGGTGACGCCTCCCGAGCCGGACACGGTGCTGGGGCTGAACGGCGGCGGGGTCTACCCGGATGAGATCCCGCGCTTGGCCGGCGGGCCGTACTCGGTGAAGCTCAGTGCGGCGTGGCTGATCGAGCAGTCGGGCATCCGTCGGGGGTTCGCGTTGCCGGGGTCGCAGGCGGCCATCTCGACCAAGCACACGCTCGCGATCACCAACCGCGGTGGGGCGACGGCCTCCGAAATCGTGCAGCTGGCCTCGTATGTGCAGGCGCGGGTGCAGTCCGAGTTCGGGGTGCTGCTGCATCCCGAACCGCTCCTCGTCGGCGTCGTGCTCTAGCTCCCTAGAATGGCCACATGGCCGCCACCACCACCCGCACGCTCGTGCTCGGGGTCGTGCGGTTGTTCGCCCCCGCCAACGGGTACCAGCTGCGGCGGGAGCTGCTGTCGTGGAACGTCGACTCCTGGGCAAACGTCAACCCCGGCTCGATCTACTCGATGCTCGCCACGCTCTCCAAACAGGGGATGATCGAGGCCCATGCCGTTCCGGACGGTGCGCGGGCGGTCACCGTATACACGATGACGGAGCCGGGCGGTCTCGAACTGGACCGCCTCATCCGTGACGGGCTCAGTACGGTGTCGGCGATGGATCCGAGCGCGTTCCGCGTGGCCCTCAGTTTCGCGCCGCTGGTGTCGCGAGCCGACTTCCTGGAGCTACTCACCGGGCGTCTCGACGCGGTCCGTCGTGGCGCTGGCGGTCTGAAGGCCGAGGCGGCCACGATCCTCGACGTGCGCTCGGCGCCGCCGCATGTGGGCTATTCGCTCGACCTGGAAGCGCGGATGCTGCAGACCGAGGCCGAGTGGATCGTCGACCTGCTCGAGGTCGTGCGCGGCGGCGGACTGGATTTCGCGGGCGAGCCGGAGACCTGGATGGCCCCGACCGACGACGCCGGCTGGGAGATGGTACGCGAGAGTGCACGCTACCGCGAACAGCTCGAACGGATGGATTCGTCGCCGCGCAAGGCGTAGTCTCGCCGTTCCGGTGGTGGAGCAGACACTCTTGACAGTCATTGTTCAAAATTGAATAATCACGTTTGAATAACCCGCGTCAACAGTCGGCACCTCCGTCGCACACGTCAAGCCCAACCGAAGGAGCAACGGTGATCCACGCCAGAGGACTCGCCCGAACGTTCGACACCAAACGAGGAAGGGAGAAGGTGGCCGTCACGGCGGTCGCCGGCGTCGACATCGACGTCGAAGAAGGAGAGATCGTCGGCTTCCTCGGCCCGAACGGGGCCGGCAAGACGACCACCCTGCGCATGCTGACAACACTGCTCAAACCCACGACGGGCACGGCCACGGTGGCCGGTTTCGACCTTGCGAAAGACCCCATCAACGTGCGCAAGAGCATCGGCTACGTCTCGCAGAGCGGCTCCACTGCATCAGAAGCCCGAGCGGGCGAAGAGATCGTCGACCACGGACTGCTCTACGGCATCAGCGCGGAGCAGGCGACGCGCCGCGGCAAAGAGCTCTTCGAGCAACTCGAACTCGACGGGATGTGGACACGGCAGCCGAAGACGATGTCTGGTGGTCAGCGCCGCCGACTCGACATCGCGATGGGTCTCGTGCACGACCCCCGGTTGGTGTTCCTCGACGAACCGACCACCGGGCTCGACCCGCAGGCCCGAGCCAATCTGTGGACCCACATCGCCGACCTGCGCACGAAACGGGGGAGCACGGTGTTCCTCACCACGCACTACCTCGACGAGGCCGACGCGCTCTGCGACCGCATCCTGGTCATCGATCACGGTTCGATCGTCGCCGCGGACACCCCGGAGGCGCTGAAACGCCAAGTGGCCGGCGACCTGATCGAATTGGTGCTGCACGACGAACGCCACGTCCCCCTCGCAGCCGAGCAGCTCGGCCGATTGAGCGATGCGAAACCGGATGTGGTCGGTCGCGTCGTGAGCGTCCGCGTGCCGAGCGCGGGCACCGAACTGCCGCCGCTGCTGCGCGCCCTCGACGCTGCCGGGGTGGAGCTCGCCGCCATCGAAGTGCGCCGCCCCACGCTCGACGATGTCTTCCTCACCATGACCGGCCGCTCGCTTCGCGAGAACGCCTGAGCCGACACTGCCTCCCGCACCCCTCGCCTTCTTCCGTCTCCAAGGAACGACAATGACCTTCTCTGCACAAACCTGGATCATCTTCCGCCGCCAGATGCGCCTGGCGCTCCGCAACCCCGCCTGGGTGATCATCGGGCTGGCTCAGCCCGTGCTCTACCTGTGCCTGTTCGGCCCCCTGCTCGAGCCGCTGGCCAAGCAGATCGGCACCGACAACGCCTACACATTCTTCGTGCCCGGGCTCCTGGTGCAGCTCGCCCTGTTCGGAGCGCTGTTCGCCGGGTTCGGCCTCATCTCCGAGTGGCGCGAAGGCGTCATCGAGGCGGAGCGCGTGACGCCGGCCAGCCGCACGGCCCTGCTGCTCGGCCGGGTGCTCCGCGACCTCGCCCTGCTCACCGTGCAGGGCATCCTTCTCGTGGCGCTCGGATTCGCCTTCGGACTCACCGGATCGATCGGCGGAATGATCTTCGGCCTCGTTCTGACCGTGCTGCTCGGCGGCGCCTGCTCGGCCTCGTCGAATGCGCTCGCGCTCAGCACGAAGAGCGAGGATGCGCTGGCGCCGATCCTCAACAGCATCTCGCTCCCCGTTCTGCTGCTGTCCGGCATCCTGCTGCCGATCAGCACAGCGACCGGGGCCCCGCAGTGGCTGGCGACCGTGAGCGACTTCATGCCGATCAAGTACATCGTCAACGGCATCAGAGCCACCTTCGTCGGCGACTTCTGGACGACGACCGTGCTCTGGGGCGTGGTGTGGACTCTCGTGCTGTTCGCGCTCGGACTCTGGGTGGGCACGCGCACCTTCCGCAAAGACAACGCCTGAGCCGGCAGCATCTTCCCGGGGTGTTCCTGTCGACCTGCTGCCGTCGGAGCCGGAATCACCTGAAGACGAGAGCGCTCCACAGGTCGCTGCGACTGCGCGTTCTCCCCACATCCCACCCCACAGCCCGATCGTGCCGGTGGCCTCTGAAACGATGGGCTCATGAGCACCACGAGAGAACAAGCCCTCGCCACCCTCCGCGCCCTGGTCGGTCGCGACGACGCAGACTTCCACGAAGGCCAGTTCGAGGCGATCTCGGCCCTCGTCGACGATCACCGACGGGCCCTCGTGGTGCAGCGCACCGGGTGGGGCAAGTCGGCGGTCTACTTCGTCGCCACCATGCTGCTGCGCTCGCGCGGGTCGGGGCCGACCATCCTGGTCTCGCCGCTGCTGGCACTCATGCGCGACCAGGTCGCGGCGGCGGAGCGCGCCGGGGTGCGCGCGGTCACGCTCAATTCGGCCAACCGCCACGAGTGGGACGACGTCATGCAGAACCTCCGCGACGACACCGTGGATGTGTTGCTCGTTTCGCCGGAGAGACTCAACAACCCATCCTTCCGAGACGAGTACCTCCCCGCCCTCATCGGCCGCAGCGGGCTGCTCGTCATCGACGAGGCGCACTGCATCTCCGATTGGGGCCACGACTTCCGGCCCGACTATCGCCGCCTGCGTGATCTGATCGCCGCCATGCCGGACGGCGTTCCCGTGCTCGCCACCACGGCCACGGCCAACGAGCGGGTCGTGGCCGACGTCGCCGAGCAGATGGGAAGCGGCGGCCATGGCGAGGTTCTCACCCTCCGCGGCCCATTGGCACGCAAGTCCTTGCGTCTGGGCGTGCTGACCCTTCCCGATGCCGGTGCCCGGCTCGCCTGGTTGGTCAGCAACCTGGGCGCCCTCCCCGGCAGCGGAATCATCTATGCGCTCACGGTTTCGGCCGCCGAAGACACCGCTCGTCTGCTGCGCGAGGCCGGGCATGAGACCCACGCATACACCGGCCAGACCGACACGGCCGAGCGCGAAGATCTGGAGGGCCGCCTCAAACGCAACGAGGTGAAGGCTCTGGTGGCCACCAGCGCGCTCGGAATGGGGTTCGACAAACCCGACCTCGGATTCGTGGTGCACCTCGGCGCTCCGTCGTCGCCGGTGGCCTACTACCAGCAGGTCGGCCGCGCGGGCCGCGCCACCGACAATGCCGATGTGCTCCTGCTGCCCGGCCCGGAAGATCGAGCGATCTGGGACTACTTCGCCACCGCATCCATGCCCTCGAAACCGAAAGCGGATGCGGTGCTCTCGGCACTCACCGGCGAACCGCAGTCCACCCGCGCGCTCGAGAGCCAGGTCGACCTCAAACCCTCCACACTGGAACTCCTCCTCAAAGTGCTCGACGTCGACGGCGCCGTGCAACGCGTCGCGAAAGGCTGGATCTCCACCGGGAGGCCCTGGGCCTATGACGAGGAGCGCTACTCCCGCATCGCCGCGGCCCGGCAGGCCGAGCAACGCGCGATGCTCGACTACGAGAGCACGCCAGACTGCCGAATGATGTTCCTGCAGCGCGCCCTCGACGACCCGGGCGCACAGCCGTGCGGGCGCTGCGACCGTTGCGCGGGCGCATGGTATCCGAGCGAGGTCGGGTCGGCCGCCGCCGCCTCGGTGGCGACAGCGCTCGACCGCGTGGGGGTGGAGATCGAACCGCGCAAGCTGTGGCCGACCGGCGCAGACCGGTTGGGTGTCCCGGTGCGCGGCAAGCTCTCGCCCGATGAACTGCTGTCTCCCGGCCGGGCGTTGGCGCGCCTCACCGACCTCGGCTGGGGTGGTCCGCTCCGCGAGTTGCTGTCGCCCGAGGCGGCGGATCAGCCGTGCCCGCCCGCCCTGCTCGCCGCGTGCATCCGCGTGCTCGCCGATTGGAAATGGGAGCAGCGTCCGGTCGCCGTGGTGAGCATGCCGTCGCGTCGTCGTCCGACCTTCGTCGCCTCGCTGGCACGAGGGTTCGCGGATGCCGGCCGGCTGCCATACCTGGGCGAGCTCACCCTCGTCGATGGTGGTCCGAGCGGTGACCCCGGCGGAAACAGTGCGTTCCGTCTCGCCTCCGTCTGGGATCGTGTCGCCGTCGGCGAGCTCGCGATCCCGGCCTCCCAGCCCGTGCTTCTCGTCGACGACCTGGTCGACAGCCGCTGGACCATCACCGTGGCCGGTCGGATCCTTCGTGAAGCGGGCGCCTCCGCGGTGCTCCCCTTCGCAGCCGCGCTCCGCTCGTGATCACCGTCGAGACCAGGGTTTCGCCCGCCGAAACGGGGAGCCGGCGCGCGAAGACTTGTTCTCGGCGGCCCGTGGATTCGGGTGCTCTGCGGCTCGTGGATTCGGGTTCACGGCGGCTCGGCGCTTTCGGGGCCCGAGGGATTCAGCGGTCTTTGCGGATCCAGCGGAAGGTGAGACGGCAGGCGATCAGGCCGGCGACCAGCCAGATTCCGAGCACCACGGCGAGCCAGCCGAGCTGCCAGCTGCCGCTTGGCTCCTGCGACTCGAAGCCTGCGGGCAGGAAGACGCTGCGCATCCCCTGAGCGATCCATTTGAGCGGGAAGACGCTGGCGATGTTCCGCAGCCACTCCGGCAGCAGGTTGAACGCCAGGTAGACGCCCGAGATGAATTGCAGCACCAGAACGATGGGGATGATCACCGCGGTCGCGCTCCGACCGGTGCGCGGCACCGACGAGAGGGCGATCCCCAGCACTGCCGAGGTCACGATGCCGAGGAGGTACACCCACGCGAACCGCAGCCACAGCGCCGGGTCTGTCGGCAGGGCCACGTCGAACGCCAGACGGGCGACGAGCAGGAGCAGGATGATCTGCAGGATGCTCGTCACGATCACCTGCCCCATCTTCCCGATGAAGTACGACACCACGGGCAGCGGTGTGCCGCCCAGACGTTTGAGGGTGCCGTCGCTTTTCTCCATCGCGATGTCGACGGCCAGGTTCTGCACACCGCTCAGCAGGATCCCGGCCGCGATCATGCCCGGCAGATAGTAGGCCGCCTGGGTGATCCCGCCCGAACCGTCCGCAGCGACGCCCACCTTGCCGAGGCCTTGGAAGGCGACCGAGAAGATCCCCAGCATCACGACCGGGAACAGGAAGGTGAAGAAGATCGTGTCGCCTTGCCGGAAGTAGACGGTCACCTCGTAGCGCACACGGTCCAGCCCGAGTCGGATGGTCCTCACGATTCATCTCCCGCCGGGTTGGCCGGGGCGACAGGG contains the following coding sequences:
- a CDS encoding IclR family transcriptional regulator — encoded protein: MTSAGGAYSSLARGLEVLEAIGSGERSVASLSRRFELDQSAMSRLVASLEAGGWVTRAENGPVLGPRAAVLGAGSAQRSLSRRAERLTHVISGLTGCDAVASVLSGSRGYYLAVSKGPEDLYDYVPVFDPAPVWASAVGQVMASQLEDEAALALLPPDPLPATGPNTITTASRFRDRLQRIREQGSLIEVEEYLPGFACLAVPWPGALPLQGALACVSVVERITASTALIERVLRAAAKPGSSERTIIAAAAAH
- a CDS encoding UDP-N-acetylmuramate dehydrogenase — translated: MTGVAAPALATLTTLQVGGVPERFIEPFRRDELIEAVRNVWADGDDWLLLGGGSNTVAGDDGFEGTVIHLVTRGIERLDAPAGRVRLRVQAGEPWDALVAFTVRNGWSGVEALSGIPGSTGAAPVQNIGAYGQELESALLGVEFLDEATGGIRRLGRAELGLGYRTSVLKRGMRGVVLSVDLELTDGNEPGGMGAPLSAPIGYSQLADSLGVVLGSRVPVAELRRSVLSLRAAKGMVLDPRDPDTASAGSFFTNPIVSENFARSLPSNAPRWPVTPPEPDTVLGLNGGGVYPDEIPRLAGGPYSVKLSAAWLIEQSGIRRGFALPGSQAAISTKHTLAITNRGGATASEIVQLASYVQARVQSEFGVLLHPEPLLVGVVL
- a CDS encoding MaoC family dehydratase; its protein translation is MPDFDTLTVGDVIAERSYELRRDSLVRYAGASGDFNPIHYRDDVATSVGLPGVIAHGMLTMGLAVQPVVDWAGDPARVADYQVRFTRPIVVDPAVGATVSVTAKIGQLDAEARAARVDLTVQFDGQTVLGKAQVRVTFDR
- a CDS encoding helix-turn-helix transcriptional regulator — encoded protein: MIGAVRQEIASSEPDQVVAVLRRNWLRLLLESHTGELEQLCLDAPDPRDPHILLIRACCRDLLGDSYGATFLRGQGMRVAPDDFVACFTDLLLAADGPAKAALADRARRALTQCGPDDDYPSALFLLGWTEVRLRRDFAGAIGLLRSAAEEARLHGHAETFRLAQSNLAFALTHAGLFTEAEKVLDALPTAPATSDWDRFEGGLREANRGSIAYWRGDFDEAVAQLDSIIVEGSPGSNFEALARLYLVMSLVAVGRTERYYAAAELLQGVSKSDKHGIPWDTLRRVASAWLAYAEGQAERALSIAAPALTHTGAAVAHALLAELYRRMGETTLAAQALRLASSTALPRYALVSTLVTSAALRATAGHGPHAHEQLDRALEAATPERLIAPFLAADSVIGDLLGAHVHRGSRHQELLHTILERRGRLSQLHTGILTRREKDVLACLRTTMTADEIATHLGMAYPTVKTHIRSIYRKLGVTTRRAAVHAAGARDAG
- a CDS encoding FAS1-like dehydratase domain-containing protein yields the protein MPVNPELVGREFPPTAPYLVGREKVREFARAVYATDPISFEVAAAQAAGHADLVAPPTFAVVVQEQTLAQLLAEPDAGIDFSRVVHGDQRFTFTRPIVAGDELTATLRVASVKTLGAHAMVTAESVIVDAAGAHVVTAISTLVVRGDE
- a CDS encoding PadR family transcriptional regulator, which encodes MAATTTRTLVLGVVRLFAPANGYQLRRELLSWNVDSWANVNPGSIYSMLATLSKQGMIEAHAVPDGARAVTVYTMTEPGGLELDRLIRDGLSTVSAMDPSAFRVALSFAPLVSRADFLELLTGRLDAVRRGAGGLKAEAATILDVRSAPPHVGYSLDLEARMLQTEAEWIVDLLEVVRGGGLDFAGEPETWMAPTDDAGWEMVRESARYREQLERMDSSPRKA
- a CDS encoding glycosyltransferase produces the protein MSLSTTWFPGQVEVYRRIVSALSLLPVDAIVTTGGMATAQQLSPPANVSVVEFADHTAIMPTVDLVVSHGGHSTTMKALINGVPCLVIPMHPLMDQPLVGSAIQDAGLGLTLKKSAKSAVIAEAIRSIIADPRFRAAAHDVARRERAADGSRTAADHLARLLRPDAGVREG
- a CDS encoding Ig-like domain-containing protein → MAVGFACASAPAAAAGLGLARIPQAAAASAPVAVSDAYTIQVGQTLSVGAPGVLANDTDVPPGAIAKLVGGTFSRGVGTLSPNGALTYAPSTNVPGTDVIAYCVADAGGTCLSPNGFITVTVAVPFSDVGIAMSGPASTPANVDIAYTMTLHNAGPLDATNLIMTDSLTGLSTFRSLTIPPGWSCEPRAVGDIVGAFTCQSDPATTLPVGQSVSFTLTVHVAANSVGITNQAAQTHTPTDPVSSNDFTQISTSIEPSSADLAVTLTAPGTVAANGTITYTALVVNNGPDAATGTSFTDNLDAQTTFVSLTVAPGWTCPTVPAVGGHGGATCSYPGGFAAGASSTFTIVAKVEGTAAGTLTNNAFVSSANPPDPNSANNTVAARTTVTATVPADPPHPPGTAPPGTTPPGSAPADPQPSPADPSAVAATELANTGLELTLPAAGAGLFAFVGGLILTGLARRSTREQRVPR